A genomic segment from Oncorhynchus keta strain PuntledgeMale-10-30-2019 chromosome 7, Oket_V2, whole genome shotgun sequence encodes:
- the LOC127931116 gene encoding uncharacterized protein LOC127931116 isoform X37, producing the protein MLVLYQIGWYWVCIVLVLYQIGWYWVCIMLVLYQIGWYWVCIVLVLYQIGWYWVCIVLVLYQVGWYWVCIVLVLYQIGWYWVCIVLVLYQVGWYWVCIVLVLYQVGWYWVCIVLVLYQVGWYWVCIVLVLYQIGWYWVCIVLVLYQIGWYWVCIVLVLYQVGWYWVCIVLVLYQIGWYWVCIVLILYQVGWYWVCIVLVLYQVGWYWVCIVLVLYQIGWYWVCIVLILYQVGWYWVCIVLVLYQVGWYWVCIVLVLYQIGWYWVCIVLVLYQVGWYWVCIVLVLYQVGWYWVCIVLVLYQIGWYWVCIVLVLYQVGWYWVCIVLILYQVGWYWVCIVLILYQIGWYWVCIVLVLYQVGWYWVCIVLVLYQVGWYWVCIVLVLYQIGWYWVCIVLVLYQVGWYWVCIVLVLYQIGWYWVCIVLVLYQIGWYWVCIVLVLYQVGWYWVCIVLVLYQIGWYWVCIVLVLYQIGWYWVCIVLILYQVGWYWVCIVLVLYQIGWYWVCIVLVLYQIGWYWVCIVLVLYQIGWYWVCIVLVLYQVGWYWVCIVLILYQVGWYWVCIVLILYQAGWYWVCIVLVLYQVGWYWVCIVLILYQIGWYWVCIVLALYQIGWYWVCIVWALCVLTVFA; encoded by the exons ATGTTAGTATTGTATCAAATAGGTTGGTATTGGGTGTGTATTGTGTTAGTATTGTATCAAATAGGTTGGTATTGGGTGTGTATTATGTTAGTATTGTATCAAATAGGTTGGTATTGGGTGTGTATTGTGTTAGTATTGTATCAAATAGGTTGGTATTGGGTGTGTATTGTGTTAGTATTGTATCAAGTAGGTTGGTATTGGGTGTGTATTGTGTTAGTATTGTATCAAATAGGTTGGTATTGGGTGTGTATTGTGTTAGTATTGTATCAAGTAGGTTGGTATTGGGTGTGTATTGTGTTAGTATTGTATCAAGTAGGTTGGTATTGGGTGTGTATTGTGTTAGTATTGTATCAAGTAGGTTGGTATTGGGTGTGTATTGTGTTAGTATTGTATCAAATAGGTTGGTATTGGGTGTGTATTGTGTTAGTATTGTATCAAATAG GTTGGTATTGGGTGTGTATTGTGTTAGTATTGTATCAAGTAGGTTGGTATTGGGTGTGTATTGTGTTAGTATTGTATCAAATAGGTTGGTATTGGGTGTGTATTGTGTTAATATTGTATCAAGTAGGTTGGTATTGGGTGTGTATTGTGTTAGTATTGTATCAAGTAGGTTGGTATTGGGTGTGTATTGTGTTAGTATTGTATCAAATAGGTTGGTATTGGGTGTGTATTGTGTTAATATTGTATCAAGTAG GTTGGTATTGGGTGTGCATTGTGTTAGTATTGTATCAAGTAGGTTGGTATTGGGTGTGTATTGTGTTAGTATTGTATCAAATAGGTTGGTATTGGGTGTGTATTGTGTTAGTATTGTATCAAGTAG GTTGGTATTGGGTGTGCATTGTGTTAGTATTGTATCAAGTAGGTTGGTATTGGGTGTGTATTGTGTTAGTATTGTATCAAATAGGTTGGTATTGGGTGTGTATTGTGTTAGTATTGTATCAAGTAGGTTGGTATTGGGTGTGTATTGTGTTAATATTGTATCAAGTAGGTTGGTATTGGGTGTGTATTGTGTTAATATTGTATCAAATAGGTTGGTATTGGGTGTGTATTGTGTTAGTATTGTATCAAGTAGGTTGGTATTGGGTGTGTATTGTGTTAGTATTGTATCAAGTAG GTTGGTATTGGGTGTGTATTGTGTTAGTATTGTATCAAATAGGTTGGTATTGGGTGTGTATTGTGTTAGTATTGTATCAAGTAG GTTGGTATTGGGTGTGTATTGTGTTAGTATTGTATCAAATAGGTTGGTATTGGGTGTGTATTGTGTTAGTATTGTATCAAATAG GTTGGTATTGGGTGTGTATTGTGTTAGTATTGTATCAAGTAGGTTGGTATTGGGTGTGTATTGTGTTAGTATTGTATCAAATAGGTTGGTATTGGGTGTGTATTGTGTTAGTATTGTATCAAATAGGTTGGTATTGGGTGTGTATTGTGTTAATATTGTATCAAGTAG GTTGGTATTGGGTGTGTATTGTGTTAGTATTGTATCAAATAGGTTGGTATTGGGTGTGTATTGTGTTAGTATTGTATCAAATAGGTTGGTATTGGGTGTGTATTGTGTTAGTATTGTATCAAATAGGTTGGTATTGGGTGTGTATTGTGTTAGTATTGTATCAAGTAG GTTGGTATTGGGTGTGTATTGTGTTAATATTGTATCAAGTAGGTTGGTATTGGGTGTGTATTGTGTTAATATTGTATCAAGCAGGTTGGTATTGGGTGTGTATTGTGTTAGTATTGTATCAAGTAGGTTGGTATTGGGTGTGTATTGTGTTAATATTGTATCAAATAGGTTGGTATTGGGTGTGTATTGTGCTAGCATTGTATCAAATAGGTTGGTATTGGGTGTGTATTGTGTGGGCTCtatgtgtgttaactgtgttcgcATGA
- the LOC127931116 gene encoding uncharacterized protein LOC127931116 isoform X15: MLVLYQIGWYWVCIVLVLYQIGWYWVCIMLVLYQIGWYWVCIVLVLYQIGWYWVCIVLVLYQVGWYWVCIVLVLYQIGWYWVCIVLVLYQVGWYWVCIVLVLYQVGWYWVCIVLVLYQVGWYWVCIVLVLYQIGWYWVCIVLVLYQIGWYWVCIVLVLYQVGWYWVCIVLVLYQIGWYWVCIVLILYQVGWYWVCIVLVLYQVGWYWVCIVLVLYQIGWYWVCIVLILYQVGWYWVCIVLVLYQVGWYWVCIVLVLYQIGWYWVCIVLVLYQVGWYWVCIVLVLYQVGWYWVCIVLVLYQIGWYWVCIVLVLYQVGWYWVCIVLILYQVGWYWVCIVLILYQIGWYWVCIVLVLYQVGWYWVCIVLVLYQVGWYWVCIVLVLYQIGWYWVCIVLVLYQVGWYWVCIVLVLYQVGWYWVCIVLVLYQIGWYWVCIVLGWYWVCIVLVLYQIGWYWVCIVLVLYQIGWYWVCIVLVLYQIGWYWVCIVLVLYQVGWYWVCIVLVLYQIGWYWVCIVLVLYQIGWYWVCIVLILYQVGWYWVCIVLVLYQIGWYWVCIVLVLYQIGWYWVCIVLVLYQIGWYWVCIVLVLYQVGWYWVCIVLILYQVGWYWVCIVLILYQAGWYWVCIVLVLYQVGWYWVCIVLILYQIGWYWVCIVLALYQIGWYWVCIVWALCVLTVFA; encoded by the exons ATGTTAGTATTGTATCAAATAGGTTGGTATTGGGTGTGTATTGTGTTAGTATTGTATCAAATAGGTTGGTATTGGGTGTGTATTATGTTAGTATTGTATCAAATAGGTTGGTATTGGGTGTGTATTGTGTTAGTATTGTATCAAATAGGTTGGTATTGGGTGTGTATTGTGTTAGTATTGTATCAAGTAGGTTGGTATTGGGTGTGTATTGTGTTAGTATTGTATCAAATAGGTTGGTATTGGGTGTGTATTGTGTTAGTATTGTATCAAGTAGGTTGGTATTGGGTGTGTATTGTGTTAGTATTGTATCAAGTAGGTTGGTATTGGGTGTGTATTGTGTTAGTATTGTATCAAGTAGGTTGGTATTGGGTGTGTATTGTGTTAGTATTGTATCAAATAGGTTGGTATTGGGTGTGTATTGTGTTAGTATTGTATCAAATAG GTTGGTATTGGGTGTGTATTGTGTTAGTATTGTATCAAGTAGGTTGGTATTGGGTGTGTATTGTGTTAGTATTGTATCAAATAGGTTGGTATTGGGTGTGTATTGTGTTAATATTGTATCAAGTAGGTTGGTATTGGGTGTGTATTGTGTTAGTATTGTATCAAGTAGGTTGGTATTGGGTGTGTATTGTGTTAGTATTGTATCAAATAGGTTGGTATTGGGTGTGTATTGTGTTAATATTGTATCAAGTAG GTTGGTATTGGGTGTGCATTGTGTTAGTATTGTATCAAGTAGGTTGGTATTGGGTGTGTATTGTGTTAGTATTGTATCAAATAGGTTGGTATTGGGTGTGTATTGTGTTAGTATTGTATCAAGTAG GTTGGTATTGGGTGTGCATTGTGTTAGTATTGTATCAAGTAGGTTGGTATTGGGTGTGTATTGTGTTAGTATTGTATCAAATAGGTTGGTATTGGGTGTGTATTGTGTTAGTATTGTATCAAGTAGGTTGGTATTGGGTGTGTATTGTGTTAATATTGTATCAAGTAGGTTGGTATTGGGTGTGTATTGTGTTAATATTGTATCAAATAGGTTGGTATTGGGTGTGTATTGTGTTAGTATTGTATCAAGTAGGTTGGTATTGGGTGTGTATTGTGTTAGTATTGTATCAAGTAG GTTGGTATTGGGTGTGTATTGTGTTAGTATTGTATCAAATAGGTTGGTATTGGGTGTGTATTGTGTTAGTATTGTATCAAGTAGGTTGGTATTGGGTGTGTATTGTGTTAGTATTGTATCAAGTAGGTTGGTATTGGGTGTGTATTGTGTTAGTATTGTATCAAATAGGTTGGTATTGGGTGTGTATTGTGTTAGGTTGGTATTGGGTGTGTATTGTGTTAGTATTGTATCAAATAGGTTGGTATTGGGTGTGTATTGTGTTAGTATTGTATCAAATAGGTTGGTATTGGGTGTGTATTGTGTTAGTATTGTATCAAATAG GTTGGTATTGGGTGTGTATTGTGTTAGTATTGTATCAAGTAGGTTGGTATTGGGTGTGTATTGTGTTAGTATTGTATCAAATAGGTTGGTATTGGGTGTGTATTGTGTTAGTATTGTATCAAATAGGTTGGTATTGGGTGTGTATTGTGTTAATATTGTATCAAGTAG GTTGGTATTGGGTGTGTATTGTGTTAGTATTGTATCAAATAGGTTGGTATTGGGTGTGTATTGTGTTAGTATTGTATCAAATAGGTTGGTATTGGGTGTGTATTGTGTTAGTATTGTATCAAATAGGTTGGTATTGGGTGTGTATTGTGTTAGTATTGTATCAAGTAG GTTGGTATTGGGTGTGTATTGTGTTAATATTGTATCAAGTAGGTTGGTATTGGGTGTGTATTGTGTTAATATTGTATCAAGCAGGTTGGTATTGGGTGTGTATTGTGTTAGTATTGTATCAAGTAGGTTGGTATTGGGTGTGTATTGTGTTAATATTGTATCAAATAGGTTGGTATTGGGTGTGTATTGTGCTAGCATTGTATCAAATAGGTTGGTATTGGGTGTGTATTGTGTGGGCTCtatgtgtgttaactgtgttcgcATGA
- the LOC127931116 gene encoding uncharacterized protein LOC127931116 isoform X34, with product MLVLYQIGWYWVCIVLVLYQIGWYWVCIMLVLYQIGWYWVCIVLVLYQIGWYWVCIVLVLYQVGWYWVCIVLVLYQIGWYWVCIVLVLYQVGWYWVCIVLVLYQVGWYWVCIVLVLYQVGWYWVCIVLVLYQIGWYWVCIVLVLYQIGWYWVCIVLVLYQVGWYWVCIVLVLYQIGWYWVCIVLILYQVGWYWVCIVLVLYQVGWYWVCIVLVLYQIGWYWVCIVLILYQVGWYWVCIVLVLYQVGWYWVCIVLVLYQIGWYWVCIVLVLYQVGWYWVCIVLILYQVGWYWVCIVLVLYQIGWYWVCIVLVLYQVGWYWVCIVLVLYQVGWYWVCIVLVLYQIGWYWVCIVLVLYQVGWYWVCIVLVLYQVGWYWVCIVLVLYQIGWYWVCIVLGWYWVCIVLVLYQIGWYWVCIVLVLYQIGWYWVCIVLVLYQIGWYWVCIVLILYQVGWYWVCIVLILYQVGWYWVCIVLVLYQVGWYWVCIVLVLYQIGWYWVCIVLVLYQIGWYWVCIVLILYQVGWYWVCIVLVLYQIGWYWVCIVLVLYQIGWYWVCIVLVLYQIGWYWVCIVLVLYQVGWYWVCIVLILYQVGWYWVCIVLILYQAGWYWVCIVLVLYQVGWYWVCIVLILYQIGWYWVCIVLALYQIGWYWVCIVWALCVLTVFA from the exons ATGTTAGTATTGTATCAAATAGGTTGGTATTGGGTGTGTATTGTGTTAGTATTGTATCAAATAGGTTGGTATTGGGTGTGTATTATGTTAGTATTGTATCAAATAGGTTGGTATTGGGTGTGTATTGTGTTAGTATTGTATCAAATAGGTTGGTATTGGGTGTGTATTGTGTTAGTATTGTATCAAGTAGGTTGGTATTGGGTGTGTATTGTGTTAGTATTGTATCAAATAGGTTGGTATTGGGTGTGTATTGTGTTAGTATTGTATCAAGTAGGTTGGTATTGGGTGTGTATTGTGTTAGTATTGTATCAAGTAGGTTGGTATTGGGTGTGTATTGTGTTAGTATTGTATCAAGTAGGTTGGTATTGGGTGTGTATTGTGTTAGTATTGTATCAAATAGGTTGGTATTGGGTGTGTATTGTGTTAGTATTGTATCAAATAG GTTGGTATTGGGTGTGTATTGTGTTAGTATTGTATCAAGTAGGTTGGTATTGGGTGTGTATTGTGTTAGTATTGTATCAAATAGGTTGGTATTGGGTGTGTATTGTGTTAATATTGTATCAAGTAGGTTGGTATTGGGTGTGTATTGTGTTAGTATTGTATCAAGTAGGTTGGTATTGGGTGTGTATTGTGTTAGTATTGTATCAAATAGGTTGGTATTGGGTGTGTATTGTGTTAATATTGTATCAAGTAG GTTGGTATTGGGTGTGCATTGTGTTAGTATTGTATCAAGTAGGTTGGTATTGGGTGTGTATTGTGTTAGTATTGTATCAAATAGGTTGGTATTGGGTGTGTATTGTGTTAGTATTGTATCAAGTAGGTTGGTATTGGGTGTGTATTGTGTTAATATTGTATCAAGTAG GTTGGTATTGGGTGTGTATTGTGTTAGTATTGTATCAAATAGGTTGGTATTGGGTGTGTATTGTGTTAGTATTGTATCAAGTAG GTTGGTATTGGGTGTGTATTGTGTTAGTATTGTATCAAGTAG GTTGGTATTGGGTGTGTATTGTGTTAGTATTGTATCAAATAGGTTGGTATTGGGTGTGTATTGTGTTAGTATTGTATCAAGTAGGTTGGTATTGGGTGTGTATTGTGTTAGTATTGTATCAAGTAGGTTGGTATTGGGTGTGTATTGTGTTAGTATTGTATCAAATAGGTTGGTATTGGGTGTGTATTGTGTTAGGTTGGTATTGGGTGTGTATTGTGTTAGTATTGTATCAAATAGGTTGGTATTGGGTGTGTATTGTGTTAGTATTGTATCAAATAGGTTGGTATTGGGTGTGTATTGTGTTAGTATTGTATCAAATAGGTTGGTATTGGGTGTGTATTGTGTTAATATTGTATCAAGTAGGTTGGTATTGGGTGTGTATTGTGTTAATATTGTATCAAGTAGGTTGGTATTGGGTGTGTATTGTGTTAGTATTGTATCAAGTAGGTTGGTATTGGGTGTGTATTGTGTTAGTATTGTATCAAATAGGTTGGTATTGGGTGTGTATTGTGTTAGTATTGTATCAAATAGGTTGGTATTGGGTGTGTATTGTGTTAATATTGTATCAAGTAG GTTGGTATTGGGTGTGTATTGTGTTAGTATTGTATCAAATAGGTTGGTATTGGGTGTGTATTGTGTTAGTATTGTATCAAATAGGTTGGTATTGGGTGTGTATTGTGTTAGTATTGTATCAAATAGGTTGGTATTGGGTGTGTATTGTGTTAGTATTGTATCAAGTAG GTTGGTATTGGGTGTGTATTGTGTTAATATTGTATCAAGTAGGTTGGTATTGGGTGTGTATTGTGTTAATATTGTATCAAGCAGGTTGGTATTGGGTGTGTATTGTGTTAGTATTGTATCAAGTAGGTTGGTATTGGGTGTGTATTGTGTTAATATTGTATCAAATAGGTTGGTATTGGGTGTGTATTGTGCTAGCATTGTATCAAATAGGTTGGTATTGGGTGTGTATTGTGTGGGCTCtatgtgtgttaactgtgttcgcATGA
- the LOC127931116 gene encoding uncharacterized protein LOC127931116 isoform X25 translates to MLVLYQIGWYWVCIVLVLYQIGWYWVCIMLVLYQIGWYWVCIVLVLYQIGWYWVCIVLVLYQVGWYWVCIVLVLYQIGWYWVCIVLVLYQVGWYWVCIVLVLYQVGWYWVCIVLVLYQVGWYWVCIVLVLYQIGWYWVCIVLVLYQIGWYWVCIVLVLYQVGWYWVCIVLVLYQIGWYWVCIVLILYQVGWYWVCIVLVLYQIGWYWVCIVLILYQVGWYWVCIVLVLYQVGWYWVCIVLILYQVGWYWVCIVLVLYQIGWYWVCIVLVLYQVGWYWVCIVLILYQVGWYWVCIVLILYQIGWYWVCIVLVLYQVGWYWVCIVLVLYQVGWYWVCIVLVLYQIGWYWVCIVLVLYQVGWYWVCIVLVLYQVGWYWVCIVLVLYQIGWYWVCIVLGWYWVCIVLVLYQIGWYWVCIVLVLYQIGWYWVCIVLVLYQIGWYWVCIVLILYQVGWYWVCIVLILYQVGWYWVCIVLVLYQVGWYWVCIVLVLYQIGWYWVCIVLVLYQIGWYWVCIVLILYQVGWYWVCIVLVLYQIGWYWVCIVLVLYQIGWYWVCIVLVLYQIGWYWVCIVLVLYQVGWYWVCIVLILYQVGWYWVCIVLILYQAGWYWVCIVLVLYQVGWYWVCIVLILYQIGWYWVCIVLALYQIGWYWVCIVWALCVLTVFA, encoded by the exons ATGTTAGTATTGTATCAAATAGGTTGGTATTGGGTGTGTATTGTGTTAGTATTGTATCAAATAGGTTGGTATTGGGTGTGTATTATGTTAGTATTGTATCAAATAGGTTGGTATTGGGTGTGTATTGTGTTAGTATTGTATCAAATAGGTTGGTATTGGGTGTGTATTGTGTTAGTATTGTATCAAGTAGGTTGGTATTGGGTGTGTATTGTGTTAGTATTGTATCAAATAGGTTGGTATTGGGTGTGTATTGTGTTAGTATTGTATCAAGTAGGTTGGTATTGGGTGTGTATTGTGTTAGTATTGTATCAAGTAGGTTGGTATTGGGTGTGTATTGTGTTAGTATTGTATCAAGTAGGTTGGTATTGGGTGTGTATTGTGTTAGTATTGTATCAAATAGGTTGGTATTGGGTGTGTATTGTGTTAGTATTGTATCAAATAG GTTGGTATTGGGTGTGTATTGTGTTAGTATTGTATCAAGTAGGTTGGTATTGGGTGTGTATTGTGTTAGTATTGTATCAAATAGGTTGGTATTGGGTGTGTATTGTGTTAATATTGTATCAAGTAG GTTGGTATTGGGTGTGTATTGTGTTAGTATTGTATCAAATAGGTTGGTATTGGGTGTGTATTGTGTTAATATTGTATCAAGTAG GTTGGTATTGGGTGTGTATTGTGTTAGTATTGTATCAAGTAGGTTGGTATTGGGTGTGTATTGTGTTAATATTGTATCAAGTAG GTTGGTATTGGGTGTGTATTGTGTTAGTATTGTATCAAATAGGTTGGTATTGGGTGTGTATTGTGTTAGTATTGTATCAAGTAGGTTGGTATTGGGTGTGTATTGTGTTAATATTGTATCAAGTAGGTTGGTATTGGGTGTGTATTGTGTTAATATTGTATCAAATAGGTTGGTATTGGGTGTGTATTGTGTTAGTATTGTATCAAGTAGGTTGGTATTGGGTGTGTATTGTGTTAGTATTGTATCAAGTAG GTTGGTATTGGGTGTGTATTGTGTTAGTATTGTATCAAATAGGTTGGTATTGGGTGTGTATTGTGTTAGTATTGTATCAAGTAGGTTGGTATTGGGTGTGTATTGTGTTAGTATTGTATCAAGTAGGTTGGTATTGGGTGTGTATTGTGTTAGTATTGTATCAAATAGGTTGGTATTGGGTGTGTATTGTGTTAGGTTGGTATTGGGTGTGTATTGTGTTAGTATTGTATCAAATAGGTTGGTATTGGGTGTGTATTGTGTTAGTATTGTATCAAATAGGTTGGTATTGGGTGTGTATTGTGTTAGTATTGTATCAAATAGGTTGGTATTGGGTGTGTATTGTGTTAATATTGTATCAAGTAGGTTGGTATTGGGTGTGTATTGTGTTAATATTGTATCAAGTAGGTTGGTATTGGGTGTGTATTGTGTTAGTATTGTATCAAGTAGGTTGGTATTGGGTGTGTATTGTGTTAGTATTGTATCAAATAGGTTGGTATTGGGTGTGTATTGTGTTAGTATTGTATCAAATAGGTTGGTATTGGGTGTGTATTGTGTTAATATTGTATCAAGTAG GTTGGTATTGGGTGTGTATTGTGTTAGTATTGTATCAAATAGGTTGGTATTGGGTGTGTATTGTGTTAGTATTGTATCAAATAGGTTGGTATTGGGTGTGTATTGTGTTAGTATTGTATCAAATAGGTTGGTATTGGGTGTGTATTGTGTTAGTATTGTATCAAGTAG GTTGGTATTGGGTGTGTATTGTGTTAATATTGTATCAAGTAGGTTGGTATTGGGTGTGTATTGTGTTAATATTGTATCAAGCAGGTTGGTATTGGGTGTGTATTGTGTTAGTATTGTATCAAGTAGGTTGGTATTGGGTGTGTATTGTGTTAATATTGTATCAAATAGGTTGGTATTGGGTGTGTATTGTGCTAGCATTGTATCAAATAGGTTGGTATTGGGTGTGTATTGTGTGGGCTCtatgtgtgttaactgtgttcgcATGA
- the LOC127931116 gene encoding uncharacterized protein LOC127931116 isoform X22 — protein sequence MLVLYQIGWYWVCIVLVLYQIGWYWVCIMLVLYQIGWYWVCIVLVLYQIGWYWVCIVLVLYQVGWYWVCIVLVLYQIGWYWVCIVLVLYQVGWYWVCIVLVLYQVGWYWVCIVLVLYQVGWYWVCIVLVLYQIGWYWVCIVLVLYQIGWYWVCIVLVLYQVGWYWVCIVLVLYQIGWYWVCIVLILYQVGWYWVCIVLVLYQIGWYWVCIVLILYQVGWYWVCIVLVLYQVGWYWVCIVLVLYQVGWYWVCIVLVLYQIGWYWVCIVLVLYQVGWYWVCIVLILYQVGWYWVCIVLILYQIGWYWVCIVLVLYQVGWYWVCIVLVLYQVGWYWVCIVLVLYQIGWYWVCIVLVLYQVGWYWVCIVLVLYQVGWYWVCIVLVLYQIGWYWVCIVLGWYWVCIVLVLYQIGWYWVCIVLVLYQIGWYWVCIVLVLYQIGWYWVCIVLILYQVGWYWVCIVLILYQVGWYWVCIVLVLYQVGWYWVCIVLVLYQIGWYWVCIVLVLYQIGWYWVCIVLILYQVGWYWVCIVLVLYQIGWYWVCIVLVLYQIGWYWVCIVLVLYQIGWYWVCIVLVLYQVGWYWVCIVLILYQVGWYWVCIVLILYQAGWYWVCIVLVLYQVGWYWVCIVLILYQIGWYWVCIVLALYQIGWYWVCIVWALCVLTVFA from the exons ATGTTAGTATTGTATCAAATAGGTTGGTATTGGGTGTGTATTGTGTTAGTATTGTATCAAATAGGTTGGTATTGGGTGTGTATTATGTTAGTATTGTATCAAATAGGTTGGTATTGGGTGTGTATTGTGTTAGTATTGTATCAAATAGGTTGGTATTGGGTGTGTATTGTGTTAGTATTGTATCAAGTAGGTTGGTATTGGGTGTGTATTGTGTTAGTATTGTATCAAATAGGTTGGTATTGGGTGTGTATTGTGTTAGTATTGTATCAAGTAGGTTGGTATTGGGTGTGTATTGTGTTAGTATTGTATCAAGTAGGTTGGTATTGGGTGTGTATTGTGTTAGTATTGTATCAAGTAGGTTGGTATTGGGTGTGTATTGTGTTAGTATTGTATCAAATAGGTTGGTATTGGGTGTGTATTGTGTTAGTATTGTATCAAATAG GTTGGTATTGGGTGTGTATTGTGTTAGTATTGTATCAAGTAGGTTGGTATTGGGTGTGTATTGTGTTAGTATTGTATCAAATAGGTTGGTATTGGGTGTGTATTGTGTTAATATTGTATCAAGTAG GTTGGTATTGGGTGTGTATTGTGTTAGTATTGTATCAAATAGGTTGGTATTGGGTGTGTATTGTGTTAATATTGTATCAAGTAG GTTGGTATTGGGTGTGTATTGTGTTAGTATTGTATCAAGTAG GTTGGTATTGGGTGTGCATTGTGTTAGTATTGTATCAAGTAGGTTGGTATTGGGTGTGTATTGTGTTAGTATTGTATCAAATAGGTTGGTATTGGGTGTGTATTGTGTTAGTATTGTATCAAGTAGGTTGGTATTGGGTGTGTATTGTGTTAATATTGTATCAAGTAGGTTGGTATTGGGTGTGTATTGTGTTAATATTGTATCAAATAGGTTGGTATTGGGTGTGTATTGTGTTAGTATTGTATCAAGTAGGTTGGTATTGGGTGTGTATTGTGTTAGTATTGTATCAAGTAG GTTGGTATTGGGTGTGTATTGTGTTAGTATTGTATCAAATAGGTTGGTATTGGGTGTGTATTGTGTTAGTATTGTATCAAGTAGGTTGGTATTGGGTGTGTATTGTGTTAGTATTGTATCAAGTAGGTTGGTATTGGGTGTGTATTGTGTTAGTATTGTATCAAATAGGTTGGTATTGGGTGTGTATTGTGTTAGGTTGGTATTGGGTGTGTATTGTGTTAGTATTGTATCAAATAGGTTGGTATTGGGTGTGTATTGTGTTAGTATTGTATCAAATAGGTTGGTATTGGGTGTGTATTGTGTTAGTATTGTATCAAATAGGTTGGTATTGGGTGTGTATTGTGTTAATATTGTATCAAGTAGGTTGGTATTGGGTGTGTATTGTGTTAATATTGTATCAAGTAGGTTGGTATTGGGTGTGTATTGTGTTAGTATTGTATCAAGTAGGTTGGTATTGGGTGTGTATTGTGTTAGTATTGTATCAAATAGGTTGGTATTGGGTGTGTATTGTGTTAGTATTGTATCAAATAGGTTGGTATTGGGTGTGTATTGTGTTAATATTGTATCAAGTAG GTTGGTATTGGGTGTGTATTGTGTTAGTATTGTATCAAATAGGTTGGTATTGGGTGTGTATTGTGTTAGTATTGTATCAAATAGGTTGGTATTGGGTGTGTATTGTGTTAGTATTGTATCAAATAGGTTGGTATTGGGTGTGTATTGTGTTAGTATTGTATCAAGTAG GTTGGTATTGGGTGTGTATTGTGTTAATATTGTATCAAGTAGGTTGGTATTGGGTGTGTATTGTGTTAATATTGTATCAAGCAGGTTGGTATTGGGTGTGTATTGTGTTAGTATTGTATCAAGTAGGTTGGTATTGGGTGTGTATTGTGTTAATATTGTATCAAATAGGTTGGTATTGGGTGTGTATTGTGCTAGCATTGTATCAAATAGGTTGGTATTGGGTGTGTATTGTGTGGGCTCtatgtgtgttaactgtgttcgcATGA